A single genomic interval of Alistipes provencensis harbors:
- a CDS encoding site-specific integrase, giving the protein MRSTFKVLFYLKRNKEKTQSAVPVMGRITVNGTISQFSAKLTVPERLWEVRGGHAKGRSLEADRINRYLDDIRSQIDRHYRDIRDRESYVTAEKVKNAWLGFGKRYRTLLETFRSFTEDLHGRIGVDRSKNTWYRYLATMKHLQAFLTAKYRVSDIALAELEQSFIEQFHVYLKTERALKLTSICRYLDCLINVVKVSFNDGIMPRNPFASYRYNEPTPERAFLNEEEILTLQHAALRTKKQRIIRDLFLFSCFTGICYADMKSLAWKQFEQDAHGDWWVTGNRCKTDTQYVVKLLPAALSILERCRYDGAERVFSFMPHLNTVDRSLKRIAALCGIDKKLTFHVGRHTYATTVCLMNGVSLETLSKMLGHKRITTTQTYAKVTLPMIDREVEMLKEKLADKFMAV; this is encoded by the coding sequence ATGCGCAGCACGTTCAAGGTTCTGTTCTACCTGAAAAGGAACAAGGAAAAAACACAGTCGGCGGTTCCTGTCATGGGCCGCATCACGGTCAACGGCACGATTTCGCAGTTCAGTGCGAAGCTCACGGTTCCGGAGCGTTTGTGGGAAGTCCGCGGCGGCCATGCCAAGGGCCGAAGCCTCGAAGCGGACCGTATCAACCGGTATCTGGACGATATCCGCTCTCAAATCGACCGTCATTATCGGGACATCCGCGATCGGGAAAGCTATGTGACAGCCGAGAAGGTCAAGAACGCCTGGCTGGGGTTCGGAAAACGTTACCGCACCCTGCTGGAGACTTTCCGCAGTTTCACGGAGGATCTGCACGGGCGTATCGGCGTCGACCGCTCGAAAAACACCTGGTACCGCTATCTTGCGACGATGAAACACCTGCAGGCGTTCCTTACGGCGAAATACCGTGTGAGCGACATCGCCCTTGCCGAACTGGAACAGTCGTTCATCGAACAGTTCCATGTCTACCTGAAGACGGAACGGGCGCTTAAACTCACGAGCATCTGCCGTTATCTGGACTGCCTGATCAATGTGGTCAAGGTCTCTTTCAACGACGGAATCATGCCCCGCAACCCGTTCGCCTCGTACCGTTACAACGAACCCACGCCGGAACGTGCCTTCCTGAACGAGGAAGAGATCCTCACGCTTCAGCACGCTGCGCTCCGCACGAAGAAACAGCGCATCATCCGCGACCTGTTCCTCTTCTCCTGTTTTACGGGTATCTGCTACGCGGATATGAAATCCCTTGCTTGGAAACAGTTCGAACAGGATGCGCACGGCGACTGGTGGGTTACAGGCAACCGCTGCAAGACGGACACGCAGTATGTCGTCAAACTGCTGCCTGCGGCCCTGTCCATTCTGGAACGCTGCCGGTACGATGGTGCGGAGCGCGTCTTTTCTTTCATGCCGCATCTGAATACGGTGGACCGCTCCCTGAAGCGCATCGCCGCCTTATGCGGCATCGACAAGAAACTGACCTTCCATGTCGGGCGCCATACCTACGCCACGACGGTCTGCCTGATGAACGGTGTGTCGCTGGAAACGCTCTCGAAGATGCTGGGACATAAACGCATCACCACGACGCAGACCTATGCGAAGGTGACCCTGCCGATGATCGACCGGGAAGTGGAGATGCTCAAGGAGAAACTGGCGGATAAATTTATGGCTGTATAG
- a CDS encoding DUF4377 domain-containing protein, translating into MKKRCFLLLLLPLAFGSCDDDDQSRVETWTVASEKGVAGIFMGFGHVPAYILKTGPNAGWEISTAHIEGFTFERGYQTEMLVRIDPVPNPPADGPGYRYTMEKPISRTPMQSNVDPLQFSPEFEVTIASRRADSPATSGYWIKDMRYTEPRWEPFPWEIEGFDFKPGFEVRIRIRPVAEYDDAKGDYEVKYDQTELISSEEKASEELP; encoded by the coding sequence ATGAAAAAACGCTGCTTCCTGCTGCTTCTGCTGCCGCTTGCGTTCGGCAGTTGTGACGACGACGACCAGTCGCGCGTCGAAACATGGACCGTGGCCTCCGAAAAGGGCGTCGCCGGTATCTTCATGGGATTCGGCCACGTTCCCGCCTACATCCTCAAGACAGGTCCGAATGCCGGGTGGGAGATATCCACGGCACACATCGAGGGCTTCACGTTCGAAAGAGGGTATCAGACCGAGATGCTTGTCCGCATCGACCCGGTTCCCAATCCCCCGGCCGACGGCCCCGGATACCGCTACACGATGGAAAAGCCGATCTCGCGCACGCCGATGCAGTCGAATGTAGATCCGTTGCAGTTCAGTCCGGAGTTCGAGGTCACCATCGCCTCCCGGCGCGCCGACAGTCCGGCGACGAGCGGTTATTGGATCAAGGACATGCGCTACACCGAACCGCGCTGGGAACCGTTCCCGTGGGAGATCGAAGGCTTCGATTTCAAACCGGGTTTCGAGGTCCGCATCCGGATACGTCCCGTCGCCGAATACGACGACGCAAAGGGCGACTACGAGGTAAAATACGACCAGACGGAACTGATTTCGAGCGAGGAAAAAGCGTCCGAGGAGCTGCCATAG
- the typA gene encoding translational GTPase TypA: protein MQKLRNIAIIAHVDHGKTTLVDKLILTGHILRDNAKPTGELILDNNDLERERGITILSKNVSVIYKDYKINIIDTPGHADFGGEVERVLNMCDGVLLLVDAFEGTMPQTRFVLQKALALGKKPIVVVNKVDKPNCRPEVVNEQVFDLMFSLDATEEQLDYKTIYGSAKQGWMSHKWNEPTDSIVPLLEAIIDEIPEPTIVEGTPQMLITSLEYSAYTGRIAVGKVTRGSLKSGQMVTLAKRDGVTMQKTRIKELMVFEGLGKKKVEEVPCGEICAIMGIEGFEIGDTVCDYENPEPLPPIAIDEPTMSMLFTINNSPFFGKDGKYVTSRHIKERLDRELEKNLALRVTPGPSADSFNVFGRGVLHLSVLIETMRREGYELQVGQPHVIVKEIDGKKCEPIEEMTVDCPEEYSGTVIDLATRRKGTLTNMSSDGERTRLEFDIPSRGIIGLRSNMLTATAGEAIMTHRLKGFEPWVGEIEMRTNGSIISGETGTAYAYSIDKLQDRGRFFISPMEQVYAGQVIGEHTRQNDITVNVTKAKQLTNMRASGSDDKTSIAPPKVFTLEEALEYIQGDEYVEVTPHSMRLRKILLDENDRKRAAK from the coding sequence ATGCAAAAACTGCGCAATATTGCGATTATTGCCCACGTCGACCACGGCAAGACCACACTCGTAGACAAACTGATTCTGACAGGACACATCCTGCGCGACAACGCCAAGCCGACCGGCGAACTCATACTGGACAACAACGATCTGGAACGCGAACGCGGCATCACGATCCTTTCGAAGAACGTTTCGGTCATCTACAAGGACTATAAGATCAACATCATCGACACCCCGGGCCACGCCGACTTCGGCGGCGAGGTCGAACGTGTGCTGAACATGTGCGACGGCGTGCTGCTGCTCGTCGACGCTTTCGAGGGCACGATGCCCCAGACGCGCTTCGTGCTGCAAAAGGCCCTCGCGCTGGGCAAGAAGCCCATCGTGGTGGTCAACAAGGTCGACAAGCCCAACTGCCGCCCCGAAGTGGTCAACGAGCAGGTCTTCGACCTGATGTTCTCGCTCGACGCCACCGAGGAGCAGCTCGACTACAAAACCATCTACGGCTCGGCCAAGCAGGGCTGGATGTCGCACAAGTGGAACGAACCGACCGATTCGATCGTGCCGCTGCTGGAAGCCATCATCGACGAGATTCCCGAACCGACCATCGTCGAGGGCACGCCGCAGATGCTCATCACGTCGCTCGAATATTCGGCCTACACGGGCCGTATCGCCGTGGGCAAGGTCACGCGCGGATCGCTCAAATCGGGCCAGATGGTCACCTTGGCCAAGCGCGACGGCGTGACGATGCAGAAGACCCGCATCAAGGAGCTGATGGTCTTCGAGGGCCTCGGCAAGAAGAAGGTCGAGGAGGTTCCCTGCGGAGAGATCTGCGCCATCATGGGTATCGAGGGCTTCGAGATCGGCGACACCGTCTGCGACTACGAGAATCCCGAACCGCTGCCCCCCATCGCCATCGACGAACCCACGATGTCGATGCTCTTCACGATCAACAACTCGCCCTTCTTCGGCAAGGACGGCAAATACGTCACCTCGCGCCACATCAAGGAGCGCCTCGACCGCGAACTGGAGAAGAACCTCGCCCTGCGCGTCACCCCGGGTCCCTCGGCCGACTCGTTCAACGTCTTCGGCCGCGGCGTGCTGCACCTCTCGGTGCTGATCGAGACCATGCGCCGCGAAGGTTACGAGCTGCAGGTGGGCCAGCCCCACGTCATCGTCAAGGAGATCGACGGCAAGAAATGCGAGCCGATCGAGGAGATGACCGTCGACTGCCCCGAGGAGTACTCGGGCACGGTGATCGACCTCGCCACGCGCCGCAAGGGCACGCTGACCAACATGTCCTCGGACGGCGAACGCACGCGTCTGGAATTCGACATTCCCTCGCGCGGCATCATCGGCCTGCGCTCGAACATGCTGACCGCCACGGCCGGCGAAGCCATCATGACCCACCGCCTGAAAGGGTTCGAACCGTGGGTCGGCGAGATCGAGATGCGCACCAACGGCTCGATCATCTCGGGCGAGACCGGCACGGCCTACGCCTACTCGATCGACAAGCTGCAGGACCGCGGCCGCTTCTTCATCAGCCCGATGGAGCAGGTCTATGCCGGACAGGTCATCGGCGAGCATACGCGCCAGAACGACATCACGGTCAACGTCACCAAAGCCAAGCAGCTCACCAACATGCGCGCTTCGGGCTCCGACGACAAGACGTCGATCGCCCCGCCGAAGGTCTTCACGCTGGAGGAGGCCCTCGAATACATTCAGGGCGACGAGTATGTCGAAGTTACACCGCACTCGATGCGCCTGCGCAAGATCCTGCTCGACGAGAACGACCGCAAACGCGCTGCAAAATAA
- the aroB gene encoding 3-dehydroquinate synthase, which produces MEPLFNVRSQSEIYIGPVKDILPGVLPEGRVVVVSDSSIDRLYHPMLEKYDSVLIGLGESIKTLQTVETIYRRFIELGVDRSTFVLAVGGGIVTDVAGFAASTYMRGLKFGFVSTTLLGQVDASVGGKNGVNVDGYKNMAGTFTQPQFVICDPGMLRTLPDREFRAGLAEVVKAAIIADADLFERIEGTTFEALRADTDLLTDAVSAAIRVKADIVERDERESGDRRKLNLGHTLAHAIEKCSNRMNHGEAVAVGTALIAGAAVKLGVLKAEDRDRIVAVLTKLGFGLTPPVEVRRLLKEVVKDKKNEDGMLRIVLPVGIGDCEVRPMTPGEFAALFI; this is translated from the coding sequence ATGGAACCTCTCTTCAATGTCCGCTCCCAGAGCGAGATTTACATCGGTCCCGTGAAAGATATCCTTCCCGGAGTACTTCCCGAAGGGCGCGTGGTGGTGGTCTCGGACTCCTCGATCGACCGGCTGTACCACCCGATGCTGGAGAAATACGACTCCGTGCTGATCGGTCTGGGCGAGAGCATCAAGACCCTGCAGACTGTCGAGACGATCTACCGCCGATTCATCGAACTGGGCGTGGACCGTTCGACCTTCGTGCTGGCCGTCGGGGGCGGTATCGTCACCGACGTGGCGGGGTTCGCCGCTTCGACCTACATGCGCGGGCTGAAATTCGGGTTCGTCTCGACGACGCTGCTGGGGCAGGTCGACGCATCGGTCGGCGGCAAGAACGGCGTGAATGTCGACGGATACAAGAATATGGCCGGGACCTTCACCCAGCCGCAGTTCGTGATTTGCGATCCCGGGATGCTGCGGACGCTTCCCGACCGGGAGTTCCGCGCGGGGCTGGCCGAGGTGGTCAAAGCCGCCATCATTGCCGATGCCGACCTGTTCGAACGCATCGAGGGAACGACTTTCGAGGCGCTGCGTGCCGATACGGACCTGCTGACCGATGCCGTTTCGGCGGCGATACGGGTCAAGGCCGACATCGTCGAGCGCGACGAGCGCGAATCGGGCGACCGCCGCAAGCTCAACCTCGGGCACACGCTGGCCCACGCCATCGAGAAATGCTCCAACCGCATGAACCACGGCGAGGCGGTGGCCGTCGGCACGGCGCTGATCGCCGGGGCCGCGGTGAAGCTGGGGGTATTGAAAGCGGAAGACCGCGACCGCATCGTGGCGGTGCTTACGAAGCTGGGCTTCGGCCTGACGCCTCCGGTGGAGGTGCGGCGTCTGCTGAAAGAGGTCGTCAAGGACAAGAAAAACGAGGACGGCATGCTGCGGATCGTCCTGCCGGTGGGCATCGGGGACTGCGAGGTAAGGCCCATGACGCCCGGGGAGTTCGCGGCGTTGTTCATTTAA
- a CDS encoding malic enzyme-like NAD(P)-binding protein, producing the protein MSTKTQLDDAALRYHSEGRPGKIGIVPTKPYHTQYDLSLAYSPGVAAPSRAIADNPDDVYKYTDKGNLVAVISNGTAVLGLGNIGPLAAKPVMEGKSMLFKTYAGVDAFDIEVDTTDPEEFIRTVKAIAPTFGGINLEDIKAPECFEIERRLRDELDIPLMHDDQHGTAIISSAALLNGAKIAGKQLDRMRVVVNGAGAAAIACARLFIELGIRQENVVLCDSQGVVTVYREDINAVKRELATTRRISTLAEAVQGADVFLGVSKADTLTPEMLRTMAENPIVMALANPDPEISYDKAMASRPDIIFATGRSDYPNQVNNVLGFPYIFRGALDVRATKINEAMKLAAAHALAELTREPVPAMVLRAYGVEKLEFGRNYLIPKPLDPRLLCTIAPAVARAAVDSCVARKPVTDWEAYAESLRKRYQE; encoded by the coding sequence ATGAGCACAAAAACGCAACTCGACGACGCGGCGCTGCGCTACCACAGCGAAGGCCGTCCCGGTAAGATCGGGATCGTCCCGACAAAACCCTACCATACGCAGTACGACCTGTCGCTGGCCTATTCGCCCGGCGTGGCGGCTCCTTCGCGGGCCATTGCCGACAACCCGGACGACGTTTACAAATACACCGACAAGGGCAACCTCGTGGCCGTGATCTCGAACGGTACGGCCGTGCTCGGACTGGGCAACATCGGCCCGCTGGCCGCCAAACCCGTCATGGAGGGCAAGAGCATGCTCTTCAAGACCTACGCCGGGGTCGATGCCTTCGACATCGAGGTCGACACGACCGATCCCGAGGAGTTCATCCGCACGGTGAAGGCCATCGCCCCCACTTTCGGAGGCATCAACCTCGAGGACATCAAGGCCCCGGAGTGCTTCGAGATCGAGAGGCGCCTGCGCGACGAACTCGACATTCCGCTGATGCACGACGACCAGCACGGAACGGCGATCATCTCCTCCGCAGCCCTTCTGAACGGCGCGAAGATCGCGGGCAAGCAGCTCGACCGGATGCGCGTGGTGGTCAACGGCGCGGGAGCCGCCGCCATTGCCTGCGCACGGCTGTTCATCGAGCTCGGCATCCGTCAGGAGAACGTGGTGCTCTGCGACAGTCAGGGCGTCGTCACCGTCTACCGCGAAGACATCAACGCCGTCAAGCGCGAGCTCGCCACCACGCGGCGCATTTCGACGCTGGCCGAAGCGGTGCAGGGCGCCGACGTCTTTCTGGGCGTTTCGAAAGCCGACACGCTGACGCCCGAGATGCTGCGCACGATGGCCGAAAACCCGATCGTAATGGCCTTGGCCAACCCCGATCCCGAGATTTCCTACGACAAGGCGATGGCCTCGCGTCCCGACATCATCTTCGCCACGGGGCGTTCGGACTACCCCAATCAGGTCAACAACGTGCTGGGCTTCCCCTACATCTTCCGCGGCGCCCTCGACGTGCGGGCCACGAAGATCAACGAGGCGATGAAGCTCGCCGCCGCGCATGCGCTGGCCGAGCTGACCCGCGAGCCGGTTCCGGCCATGGTCCTGCGGGCCTACGGGGTCGAGAAGCTCGAATTCGGACGCAACTACCTGATTCCAAAGCCGCTCGATCCGCGGCTGCTGTGCACCATCGCCCCGGCCGTAGCCCGTGCCGCCGTCGATTCGTGCGTGGCCCGGAAGCCCGTTACGGACTGGGAAGCCTACGCGGAGAGCCTCCGAAAACGCTATCAGGAATAA
- the ruvB gene encoding Holliday junction branch migration DNA helicase RuvB: MSIVRNTESDLEFENKIRPQELENFSGQDKIVENLRIFIKAALMRGDSLDHVLLHGPPGLGKTTLANIISNEMGAQLRLTSGPVLDKPGDLAGLLTNLNPGDVLFIDEIHRLSPIVEEYLYSAMEDYKIDIVLDKGPSARSIQIELAPFTLIGATTRSGLLTSPLRARFGITCHLEYYDAPVLAGIVKRSARILDVSIDDDAAHEVALRSRGTPRIANALLRRVRDFAMVKGEGHIDLGITRIALAALNIDSRGLDQMDNKILGAIIEKFNGGPVGLNTVATAVGEEAGTIEEVYEPFLIKEGFLKRTPRGREATPLAYEHLGFTHPRDGEASLF, from the coding sequence ATGTCTATCGTACGCAACACCGAAAGCGATCTCGAATTCGAAAACAAAATCCGGCCGCAGGAGCTCGAAAACTTCTCCGGTCAGGACAAGATCGTCGAGAATCTCCGTATCTTCATCAAGGCGGCGCTCATGCGCGGCGACTCGCTCGACCATGTGCTGCTGCACGGTCCCCCGGGACTGGGCAAGACCACCCTTGCCAACATCATCTCCAACGAGATGGGGGCGCAACTGCGGCTCACGTCGGGCCCCGTGCTGGACAAGCCGGGCGATCTGGCGGGCCTTTTGACCAACCTCAACCCCGGCGACGTGCTCTTCATCGACGAGATACACCGCCTCAGCCCGATCGTCGAGGAGTACCTCTACTCGGCGATGGAGGACTACAAGATCGACATCGTGCTGGACAAGGGGCCCTCGGCCCGTTCGATCCAGATCGAGCTGGCGCCCTTCACGCTGATCGGCGCCACGACGCGCAGCGGCCTGCTGACCTCGCCCCTGAGGGCGCGCTTCGGCATCACCTGCCACTTGGAATACTACGACGCCCCGGTGCTGGCCGGTATCGTGAAACGCTCGGCCCGCATCCTCGACGTCTCGATCGACGACGACGCGGCCCACGAAGTGGCCCTGCGTTCGCGCGGCACGCCGCGTATCGCCAATGCCCTGCTGCGGCGCGTCCGCGACTTCGCCATGGTCAAGGGCGAGGGGCATATCGACCTCGGGATCACGCGCATCGCCCTCGCGGCGCTGAACATCGACTCGCGGGGTCTGGACCAGATGGACAACAAGATACTGGGGGCCATCATCGAGAAATTCAACGGCGGCCCCGTGGGCCTCAACACCGTGGCTACGGCCGTGGGCGAAGAGGCCGGGACGATCGAGGAGGTCTACGAACCGTTCCTCATCAAGGAGGGCTTCCTCAAGCGCACGCCCCGCGGCCGGGAGGCGACGCCGCTGGCCTACGAGCACCTCGGATTCACCCACCCGCGCGACGGAGAGGCGTCACTCTTCTGA
- a CDS encoding glycoside hydrolase family 3 N-terminal domain-containing protein — protein sequence MKKLPVAILLFAAAVSATVSAAQKTTPKTIYHKGWIDFNKNGRMDPFEDPSRSLDERVEDLLGRMTLEEKSCQLATLYGYGRVLRDSLPTAGWKNEVWKDGIANIDEMLNGVGKCLRTTPHLVSDYTGHVEAKNTIQRWFVEQTRLGIPVEFTNEGIHGLNHSRATPLPAPIAIGSTWNRALVHRAGEIAGLEAKVLGYKNVYAPILDVARDPRWGRVVECYGEDPFLIAELGVEMVRGIQSQGVASTLKHYAAYSVPKGGRDGNCRTDPHIAPRELHQMYLYPFRRVIRESKPMGVMSSYNDWDGVPVTASRYFLTDLLRHEYGFDGYVVSDSEAVEYVHTKHAVAETYDDAVRQVLEAGLNVRTNFSPPARFILPVRKLVREGRLSMDVVDQRVREVLRVKFRLGLFDDPYNDPKEAVAKAGADKHRDFVLDIQRQSLVLLKNEDKTLPLDKKKTTRVLVAGPLADEDNFMISRYGPNDLPTVTVLDGIRNYLGKDAEVRYAKGCDVVDAGFPDSELTMTPLTAAEQAGIDEAVKQAAGCDVIVAVLGEDDERVGESHSRTSLELPGRQQQLLEALHATGVPVVLVLINGQPLTVNWAAQNVPAILEGWFPSVEGGTAIAETLFGDYNPGGKLTITFPRSTGQIELNFPYKKGSHGAQPRKGPNGGGVTRVLGSIYPFGYGLSYTTFAYKNLQITPEPSCTQGSFRVSCEVTNTGDRRGDEVVQLYISDKFSSVVTYESVLRGFERVTLEPGETKTVSFEVRPSHLELLDSNMNWTVEPGEFEIRIGASSEDIRLKKTVRLS from the coding sequence ATGAAGAAACTCCCTGTTGCAATCCTGCTGTTCGCAGCCGCCGTCTCCGCGACGGTCTCCGCGGCGCAGAAGACGACACCGAAGACGATTTACCACAAAGGCTGGATCGACTTCAACAAGAACGGCCGCATGGACCCCTTCGAGGACCCCTCGCGCAGTCTCGACGAACGCGTCGAGGACCTGCTCGGCCGGATGACCCTCGAGGAGAAGAGCTGCCAGTTGGCCACGCTCTACGGCTACGGCCGCGTGCTGCGCGACTCGCTGCCCACCGCAGGGTGGAAGAACGAGGTCTGGAAAGACGGCATCGCCAACATCGACGAGATGCTCAACGGCGTGGGCAAGTGCCTGCGCACGACGCCGCATCTGGTCTCCGACTACACGGGCCACGTCGAGGCGAAGAACACCATCCAGCGGTGGTTCGTCGAGCAGACCCGGCTGGGCATCCCCGTGGAATTCACCAACGAGGGCATCCACGGCCTCAACCACAGCCGCGCCACGCCGCTCCCGGCGCCCATCGCCATCGGTTCGACATGGAACCGGGCATTGGTGCACCGGGCCGGCGAGATCGCCGGACTCGAAGCCAAAGTTCTGGGCTATAAGAACGTCTACGCACCGATCCTCGATGTGGCGCGCGATCCCCGCTGGGGTCGTGTCGTGGAGTGTTACGGCGAAGACCCGTTCCTGATCGCCGAACTGGGCGTGGAGATGGTCCGCGGCATCCAGTCGCAGGGCGTCGCCTCGACGCTCAAACACTATGCGGCTTACAGTGTCCCCAAGGGCGGCCGCGACGGCAACTGCCGCACCGACCCCCACATCGCCCCGCGCGAACTCCACCAGATGTACCTCTACCCGTTCCGCCGCGTGATCCGCGAATCCAAACCGATGGGCGTCATGAGCAGCTACAACGACTGGGACGGCGTCCCGGTGACCGCCAGCCGCTATTTCCTCACCGACCTGCTGCGCCACGAATACGGTTTCGACGGCTATGTGGTCAGCGACAGCGAGGCCGTGGAGTATGTCCACACCAAGCACGCCGTGGCCGAGACTTACGACGATGCCGTGCGGCAGGTGCTCGAAGCGGGCCTGAACGTGCGCACGAACTTCTCGCCCCCGGCGCGGTTCATCCTCCCGGTGCGCAAGCTCGTCCGGGAAGGCCGCCTTTCGATGGACGTCGTGGACCAGCGCGTGCGCGAGGTCCTGCGGGTAAAATTCCGCCTCGGGCTCTTCGACGACCCCTATAACGATCCCAAGGAGGCCGTGGCCAAGGCCGGAGCCGACAAACACCGCGATTTCGTGCTCGACATCCAGCGCCAGTCGCTCGTGCTGCTCAAGAACGAGGACAAGACCCTGCCCCTCGACAAGAAAAAGACCACCCGCGTGCTGGTCGCCGGGCCGCTGGCCGACGAGGATAATTTCATGATCAGCCGCTACGGGCCCAACGACCTTCCGACCGTCACCGTCCTCGACGGCATCCGCAACTATTTAGGCAAGGACGCCGAGGTGCGCTACGCCAAGGGATGCGACGTCGTGGACGCCGGATTCCCCGATTCGGAACTGACCATGACGCCCCTCACGGCCGCCGAGCAGGCCGGCATCGACGAGGCGGTGAAGCAGGCCGCAGGCTGCGACGTGATCGTCGCCGTGTTGGGCGAGGACGACGAGCGCGTGGGCGAGAGCCATTCGCGCACCTCGCTCGAGCTTCCCGGACGCCAGCAGCAGTTGCTCGAAGCGCTCCACGCCACGGGCGTCCCCGTGGTGCTGGTGCTCATCAACGGCCAGCCGCTGACCGTCAACTGGGCGGCGCAGAACGTCCCGGCCATCCTCGAAGGATGGTTCCCCTCGGTCGAGGGCGGCACGGCCATCGCCGAGACCCTTTTCGGCGACTACAACCCGGGCGGCAAACTCACGATCACCTTCCCGCGGAGCACCGGACAGATCGAACTGAACTTCCCCTACAAGAAGGGTTCCCACGGCGCACAGCCCCGCAAGGGCCCCAACGGCGGCGGCGTGACCCGCGTGCTGGGGTCGATCTACCCCTTCGGCTATGGGCTGAGCTACACGACGTTCGCCTATAAGAACCTGCAAATCACCCCCGAACCGTCGTGCACGCAGGGGTCGTTCCGCGTGAGCTGCGAGGTGACCAACACGGGCGACCGCCGCGGCGACGAGGTCGTGCAGCTCTACATCAGCGACAAATTCTCGAGCGTGGTGACCTACGAATCGGTCCTGCGGGGCTTCGAGCGCGTGACGCTCGAACCGGGCGAGACGAAAACCGTCAGCTTCGAGGTCAGGCCCTCGCATCTGGAACTGCTCGACAGCAACATGAACTGGACCGTCGAGCCGGGCGAATTCGAAATCCGCATCGGCGCCTCGAGCGAGGACATCCGCCTGAAAAAGACCGTCCGGCTGAGCTGA
- a CDS encoding NigD1/NigD2 family lipoprotein, translating into MKKIGLFLIAAMAVLAFTSCNDDTDGDYPRYTPLITTVHTIGGEAGEASTDYYFQRDNGEKLYPSDKTRVPNYRGKERQRAIIWFNLLKESVPDYDYNIALYAVDEIFTGKAQVVNTAEELEELGTAKTGFKEGMFNLSNEWLTFYALYAANDNSKHTFTLAVDKSGTTEFKESAEGYLDVVVRHDAGGDAGGYDCGFYVSFDLTDIAAELEGMKGINLLLPTRENGDKEIKLEFDESEK; encoded by the coding sequence ATGAAAAAAATCGGTTTATTCCTTATCGCGGCTATGGCCGTCCTCGCGTTTACTTCCTGCAACGACGACACCGACGGCGATTATCCGAGATACACGCCGCTCATCACGACCGTCCACACCATCGGAGGCGAAGCGGGCGAAGCCAGTACGGACTATTATTTCCAGCGGGACAACGGCGAGAAGCTCTACCCGAGCGACAAGACCCGCGTTCCGAACTACAGGGGCAAGGAGCGCCAGCGCGCGATCATCTGGTTCAACCTTCTGAAGGAGAGCGTGCCCGATTACGACTACAACATCGCGCTTTACGCCGTCGACGAAATCTTCACCGGCAAGGCGCAGGTCGTGAACACGGCCGAGGAGCTCGAGGAGCTGGGCACGGCCAAGACGGGCTTCAAGGAGGGGATGTTCAACCTCTCGAACGAGTGGCTGACTTTCTACGCGCTCTACGCCGCCAACGACAACAGCAAACACACGTTCACGCTGGCCGTGGACAAGTCGGGAACGACTGAATTCAAGGAGAGTGCCGAGGGGTATCTCGACGTCGTGGTGCGCCACGATGCGGGAGGCGACGCCGGCGGTTACGACTGCGGTTTCTATGTGTCGTTCGACCTCACGGACATCGCCGCCGAGCTGGAAGGCATGAAGGGCATCAACCTGCTCCTGCCGACCCGCGAGAACGGCGACAAGGAGATCAAACTCGAATTCGACGAATCCGAGAAGTAA
- a CDS encoding RNA polymerase sigma factor — protein sequence MEEQILAEGCRKGDDTARRELYDRYAGRLLAICMRYSGDRSTAEDLLHDAFLKIYGAFDRFTYRGPGSLRAWIERITVNVALEWIRSRNKLGSVTLDEGKAAAEVAEPDVSEMARVPRDVLMQFVSELPEGYRAVFNLYCIEEYSHREIARMLGINEKSSSSQLFRARAMLARRVREYLDTH from the coding sequence ATGGAGGAACAGATACTGGCCGAAGGGTGCAGAAAGGGGGACGATACGGCCCGCAGAGAGCTGTACGACCGCTATGCAGGCCGTTTGCTGGCAATCTGTATGCGCTACTCCGGAGACCGATCCACGGCCGAAGACCTGCTTCACGACGCATTCCTGAAGATATACGGAGCCTTCGACCGGTTCACCTACCGCGGACCCGGATCGCTCAGGGCGTGGATCGAACGCATTACCGTGAACGTGGCGCTCGAATGGATACGCAGCCGGAACAAGCTGGGAAGCGTGACGCTCGACGAGGGAAAGGCCGCGGCGGAGGTCGCCGAGCCCGACGTGTCGGAGATGGCACGGGTCCCGCGCGACGTGCTGATGCAGTTCGTGAGCGAGCTGCCCGAGGGTTACCGGGCGGTGTTCAACCTCTACTGCATCGAGGAGTATTCTCATCGGGAGATTGCCCGAATGCTGGGGATCAACGAGAAAAGCTCCTCCTCGCAGTTGTTCCGCGCCCGGGCCATGCTGGCCCGCAGGGTCAGGGAGTATTTGGATACGCACTGA